In one Candidatus Methylomirabilis sp. genomic region, the following are encoded:
- the mazF gene encoding endoribonuclease MazF, with translation MATPHVPDRGDIVWVDFDPQAGHEQAGRRPALIVSPQSYNQKVGLVLLCPITNQRKDYPFEVSLPKALKVAGVVLADQIKSMDWHARHAEFSCKAPMATVLEVIGKAQSLLAV, from the coding sequence ATGGCAACCCCGCATGTCCCAGACCGCGGAGACATTGTCTGGGTCGACTTTGACCCACAGGCAGGACATGAGCAAGCCGGCCGGCGGCCGGCCTTGATCGTCTCCCCCCAGTCCTATAACCAGAAAGTTGGCTTGGTTCTTCTTTGCCCGATTACGAATCAGCGCAAGGACTATCCCTTCGAGGTGTCTTTGCCTAAAGCCCTCAAAGTGGCAGGTGTCGTGCTTGCTGACCAGATCAAGAGTATGGACTGGCACGCGCGACATGCTGAGTTCTCGTGCAAGGCGCCTATGGCGACTGTTCTTGAAGTAATCGGCAAGGCACAGTCACTCCTTGCGGTCTGA
- the xerD gene encoding site-specific tyrosine recombinase XerD, with amino-acid sequence MEQLIEEYLRFLTVERGLAENSLAAYGRDLRRIVGYFKQAGVGSFQEVGRGHVARLLLALREEGLQPRTVARRTSSLRGLYRYLLTQGHVKEDPTAHLESPSPWMRLPGVLSQDEVGRLLAAPPASNPLGLRDKAMLELLYAAGLRVSEMVTLQMSDVDLEVGYVRCQGKGGKDRVVPLGRDAQAAVRRYLADSRPHLQRGRSTPVLFLNRWGWPLTRQGFWKLLRAYATAAGIDRRVTPHTLRHSFATHLLERGADLRAVQMMLGHADISTTQIYTHVSRAHLKSVYDRYHPRA; translated from the coding sequence ATGGAGCAGTTGATCGAGGAGTACTTGAGGTTCCTGACGGTCGAGCGGGGGCTGGCAGAGAACAGCCTGGCGGCGTATGGAAGGGATCTACGCCGGATAGTCGGCTACTTCAAGCAGGCTGGGGTCGGCTCATTTCAGGAGGTCGGCCGCGGGCACGTCGCACGTCTGCTCTTGGCGCTCCGAGAGGAGGGGCTCCAGCCTCGGACGGTCGCGCGCCGCACGTCGTCGCTTCGCGGTCTGTACCGGTACCTGCTGACGCAGGGCCATGTGAAAGAGGATCCTACCGCACACCTTGAGTCCCCGAGCCCCTGGATGCGTCTTCCAGGGGTGCTGAGCCAGGACGAGGTGGGACGGCTGCTGGCGGCGCCGCCTGCCAGTAATCCCCTGGGTCTTCGTGATAAGGCGATGCTGGAACTGCTGTATGCGGCCGGCCTTCGGGTGTCGGAGATGGTGACCCTCCAGATGTCTGATGTGGACCTGGAAGTGGGCTACGTACGCTGCCAGGGAAAGGGCGGGAAGGACCGGGTGGTTCCGTTGGGGAGAGATGCCCAGGCGGCTGTTCGCCGGTATCTCGCCGACTCAAGACCGCACCTTCAAAGAGGACGGTCAACTCCTGTGCTGTTCTTGAACCGCTGGGGGTGGCCGCTGACGCGTCAAGGTTTCTGGAAGCTCCTCCGCGCGTACGCGACGGCGGCGGGGATCGACCGACGAGTGACCCCTCACACGCTTCGCCATTCTTTTGCCACACACCTCCTTGAGCGCGGTGCCGACCTGCGGGCGGTCCAGATGATGTTGGGCCATGCCGATATTTCTACGACGCAGATCTACACACATGTCTCCCGGGCGCATCTGAAGTCGGTTTACGATCGTTATCACCCCCGAGCATAA
- the trpS gene encoding tryptophan--tRNA ligase — protein MSKSRVLSGMRPTGRLHLGHLFGALDNWRRLQEEYECFFFVADWHALTTEYAETKGIQENIREMVLDMLAAGIDPSKATLFLQSKLHEHAELYLLLSMITPVPWLERNPTYKEQQQELTTKDLSTYGFLGYPVLMASDILIYKANHVPVGIDQVPHLELAREIARRFNYLYGEVLAIPEALLTEFPKVPGTDGRKMSKSYGNAVYLSDSPEQVTAKIRPMVTDPARVRRRDPGNPDVCPVFDLHKIFTPKAERNATIDPGCRTAGIGCLDCKGVLLQHMLPVLRPIYDRRQELATHPEIVQEVLEDGWAKAKKVAGETLSEVKTAMHL, from the coding sequence ATGTCGAAGAGTCGAGTCTTAAGTGGGATGAGGCCAACAGGGCGCCTTCACCTTGGCCACCTGTTTGGGGCCCTAGATAACTGGCGCCGTCTGCAGGAGGAGTACGAATGCTTCTTTTTCGTAGCCGACTGGCATGCGCTCACGACTGAGTACGCCGAGACGAAGGGTATCCAGGAGAATATCCGCGAGATGGTCCTGGATATGTTGGCGGCCGGGATCGACCCCTCAAAGGCGACTCTCTTCCTGCAGTCGAAGCTTCATGAACATGCGGAGCTGTACCTGTTGCTGTCGATGATCACGCCGGTGCCTTGGCTGGAGCGCAATCCGACGTACAAGGAGCAGCAGCAGGAGCTGACCACCAAAGACCTCAGCACCTATGGGTTTTTGGGGTACCCGGTCCTGATGGCCTCGGACATCCTGATCTATAAGGCCAATCACGTACCGGTCGGTATCGATCAAGTGCCGCATTTGGAGTTGGCCAGGGAGATCGCGCGCCGATTCAACTATCTGTATGGGGAAGTCCTCGCCATACCCGAGGCGCTCCTGACCGAGTTTCCAAAGGTCCCAGGCACCGATGGCCGCAAGATGAGCAAGAGCTACGGTAACGCCGTCTATTTGTCCGATTCGCCCGAGCAGGTGACCGCAAAGATCAGGCCGATGGTGACGGATCCGGCCCGGGTGCGCCGGCGCGATCCCGGCAATCCTGATGTCTGCCCGGTCTTTGACCTGCACAAGATCTTCACTCCCAAGGCGGAGCGGAATGCTACCATCGATCCCGGCTGCCGGACAGCGGGAATCGGCTGCTTGGACTGTAAGGGGGTTCTCCTGCAGCACATGCTTCCGGTCCTTCGGCCTATTTACGACCGACGTCAAGAGTTGGCGACCCACCCGGAGATCGTCCAGGAAGTGCTGGAGGACGGATGGGCAAAGGCCAAGAAGGTTGCAGGCGAGACCCTGTCAGAGGTCAAGACCGCGATGCACTTGTGA
- a CDS encoding glycosyltransferase family 2 protein yields MTYGGHPTFAVRMFERVLDILPILTTLLLLSIYPLLRYLPGDPFWAEVFRFIVITIWIGYLVINQVRAHKTRQELLANMETDWRGRIEISGHSLSHYAILMPLKRESNRRVLFQAIRSIERQRYPLERITLMPIVEAEDQETLDTLRDLLPTFEQTLRIRLFIYPTDGIVNRCKATSISEAGRHLARQIDDGALRGEDLKILIIDADTILHPQDLAFREVSHQREAERAMTRGDRGVVLQSLTTYTSNYWKVPMLPRLHNSGFVLYQMGKMQTAGDYLVLGPGTSLPFSDFRTVDYFEPNRHNEDMQFRYKVVMEGFRVAPIKMPTWGQAPLTTRDSWSQIARWARGAVDVKFVVNYVRRFDDARPPLLKHKLFLALRALFANAMPPLMVFLPAQLILISWISPCVGELWPFQVFLSPDVLALRMGSKSLCVSPLAAFNLRFQTIVLTASMFLGMVLVPHTLKPIIYQRPPRRWRQSRTLFEWSRLTFTPVNLHNYFLMATAQLYMQARLALGISITHTEITRK; encoded by the coding sequence ATGACGTACGGCGGTCACCCCACTTTTGCAGTCAGGATGTTCGAGCGGGTCCTGGATATTCTTCCGATTCTCACGACCCTTCTGCTCCTCTCGATCTATCCGCTACTCCGATACCTTCCTGGCGATCCGTTTTGGGCTGAGGTCTTTCGATTTATTGTTATCACCATCTGGATCGGCTACCTGGTCATCAATCAGGTCCGCGCTCATAAGACGCGACAGGAACTGCTGGCCAACATGGAGACCGACTGGCGCGGCAGGATCGAGATCTCTGGCCACTCCTTGAGTCATTATGCGATCCTCATGCCCCTGAAGCGGGAAAGCAACCGTCGTGTGCTGTTTCAGGCGATTCGTTCGATCGAGAGGCAGCGCTACCCGCTCGAGCGGATCACCCTGATGCCGATCGTCGAGGCGGAGGACCAGGAGACGCTTGACACGCTACGCGATCTCCTCCCGACGTTCGAGCAGACCCTCAGGATCCGGCTCTTCATCTATCCCACCGACGGGATCGTGAACAGATGTAAGGCAACATCGATCAGCGAGGCTGGCCGGCATCTTGCGCGCCAGATCGACGACGGCGCACTTCGGGGTGAGGACTTGAAGATTCTGATCATCGATGCCGATACGATTCTGCACCCACAAGATCTTGCCTTCCGAGAGGTCAGCCATCAGCGGGAAGCGGAACGTGCGATGACCAGGGGAGACCGGGGGGTCGTTCTGCAGAGCCTCACCACCTATACCTCGAACTACTGGAAGGTGCCGATGCTGCCTCGCCTGCACAATTCCGGGTTCGTCCTGTATCAGATGGGAAAGATGCAGACGGCGGGCGATTATCTGGTCCTGGGTCCCGGGACAAGCCTCCCCTTCAGCGATTTCCGCACGGTAGACTACTTTGAACCGAATCGTCACAACGAGGATATGCAGTTTAGGTACAAGGTGGTGATGGAAGGGTTTCGCGTGGCCCCTATCAAGATGCCAACCTGGGGGCAGGCGCCGCTCACCACCAGGGACTCGTGGAGCCAGATCGCCCGTTGGGCCCGCGGCGCGGTGGACGTCAAATTCGTAGTCAATTATGTGCGAAGATTTGACGACGCGCGGCCGCCGCTGCTGAAGCATAAGTTGTTCCTGGCGCTTCGGGCGCTGTTTGCCAACGCCATGCCGCCCCTCATGGTCTTTTTGCCGGCGCAACTGATCCTGATCTCCTGGATCAGCCCTTGCGTCGGAGAGCTGTGGCCGTTTCAGGTTTTCCTTTCGCCTGATGTGCTCGCCTTACGGATGGGGAGCAAGAGCCTGTGCGTGAGTCCGCTCGCCGCCTTTAATCTGCGATTCCAGACGATTGTGCTGACCGCTTCAATGTTCTTGGGTATGGTGTTAGTTCCGCACACGCTGAAGCCGATTATTTATCAGCGGCCGCCTCGCCGTTGGCGGCAGTCCAGGACACTCTTTGAGTGGTCTCGCCTCACCTTCACGCCGGTCAACCTGCATAACTATTTCCTGATGGCTACGGCACAGCTTTATATGCAAGCTCGCCTGGCGCTGGGCATCTCCATTACTCACACCGAGATTACCAGAAAATGA
- a CDS encoding site-2 protease family protein, translating into MPDLTQFILSLSVRLPAILAALTFHEYAHGWVADKRGDPTARLSGRLTFNPIAHLDPVGTLALIFTPVGWAKPIPVNFDNLRHPRRDMVLVAAAGPCANLILASVCAWSLRMFDGTAGAEESTWLLAWFTPVYHMLHWSVLINVALAVFNLIPLLPLDGGRVMAGLLPPRQAVAYGRIERYGFVILMVLIFSGAVDRLIWPPIALVAGLLLGA; encoded by the coding sequence ATGCCTGATCTGACGCAGTTCATTCTAAGTTTGAGCGTGAGGCTGCCGGCCATCCTGGCAGCCTTGACGTTTCACGAATATGCCCACGGATGGGTCGCCGACAAGCGGGGTGATCCGACCGCGCGATTGTCAGGCCGCCTCACCTTTAACCCTATCGCCCACCTTGATCCGGTCGGAACCCTGGCTCTGATCTTCACGCCGGTGGGGTGGGCCAAGCCGATTCCGGTAAATTTCGACAACCTCCGACATCCGAGGCGTGACATGGTTTTGGTGGCGGCTGCCGGGCCGTGTGCGAACCTTATCCTTGCCTCCGTGTGCGCCTGGTCGCTTCGGATGTTTGACGGAACGGCAGGGGCGGAAGAGTCGACCTGGTTGCTTGCGTGGTTCACGCCGGTCTATCATATGTTGCACTGGAGCGTACTGATCAACGTGGCGCTGGCCGTCTTTAACCTGATCCCCCTGCTGCCGCTCGATGGCGGCCGCGTCATGGCCGGGCTCCTGCCACCGCGCCAGGCCGTCGCGTATGGCAGGATCGAGCGGTACGGCTTTGTCATTCTAATGGTTCTGATCTTCAGCGGGGCGGTCGATCGGCTGATCTGGCCACCCATTGCACTTGTTGCCGGTCTGTTGCTCGGCGCGTAG
- a CDS encoding A24 family peptidase: MVGSFLNVCIWRIPRDESLALPGSHCPRCNGPIGWYDNIPLVSFVWLAGRCRRCKAPIHWRYPLVEGLTAGLYLMTVLHSGIAIRTAFLLLFLSVLVVITFIDLDHGIIPHILTLPGIPLGLISSVLTFDPSPLEAVTGALVGAGLVYLIAVYAEVAFQQESMGGGDVTLLSMIGAFLGWRLMLVSFGFAVVSGACLSLGLIAAGVLSRKGRIPFGPFLALGAVVTLFAGDRVIDWYMSLFR, translated from the coding sequence GTGGTCGGAAGTTTCTTGAATGTCTGTATATGGCGCATCCCACGCGACGAAAGCCTCGCCCTTCCTGGGTCGCACTGCCCTCGGTGCAATGGGCCGATCGGCTGGTACGATAATATCCCTCTTGTCAGCTTTGTGTGGCTTGCGGGCCGATGCCGACGGTGCAAGGCTCCAATCCACTGGCGTTACCCGCTGGTTGAAGGGCTGACCGCCGGCCTTTACCTTATGACGGTACTACACTCCGGCATTGCTATTCGGACCGCGTTCCTCCTGCTTTTCCTCTCGGTACTGGTGGTGATCACATTTATCGATCTGGATCATGGCATCATTCCCCATATACTCACCCTTCCGGGCATACCCCTCGGTCTTATCTCGAGCGTACTCACCTTCGATCCCTCGCCACTTGAAGCCGTAACGGGGGCGCTTGTCGGCGCTGGACTGGTGTACCTGATTGCGGTGTATGCGGAAGTGGCCTTTCAGCAGGAGAGCATGGGCGGCGGCGATGTGACCCTTCTCAGTATGATTGGCGCCTTCCTTGGTTGGCGCCTCATGCTTGTATCTTTTGGTTTTGCGGTTGTCTCCGGCGCCTGTCTTTCGCTGGGACTGATCGCAGCCGGTGTGTTGTCGCGGAAAGGCCGGATTCCATTCGGACCGTTTTTGGCGCTCGGCGCGGTCGTTACCCTGTTTGCTGGAGATCGTGTGATCGACTGGTACATGAGCCTCTTCAGGTGA
- the guaB gene encoding IMP dehydrogenase — protein sequence MLDRSIPEGLTFDDVLLIPAKSEVLPRDVDVCTRLTRRLSINIPVISAAMDTVTEARMAIALAREGGIGMIHRAFPPDRQAFEVDKVKKSESGMIVDPITISPDQRLSDALGLMQRYRISGVPVTQNGKLVGILTNRDIRFETKLDLKISQVMTKDRLITAPVGTSLEEAKEILHRNRIEKLLVVDEEFNLRGLITIKDIEKTIKFPNACKDELGRLRVGAAVGVGEDMLERVDALVRAGVDVLVVDTAHGHSSGVVETVVTIKRRYPDTEVIAGNIATTEGAEELIKAGADGLKVGIGPGSICTTRVVAGAGVPQITAIAECAKVADRHGIPIIADGGIKFSGDMTKAIAAGAHAVMLGGLLAGTEESPGETVIFQGRTYKVYRGMGSLGAMQRGGRDRYGQEAETEEYKLVPEGIEGRVPYKGTLAGSIYQLIGGLRAGMGYSGCQTIEELRQKGRFVRITSAGLRESHVHDVIITKEAPNYRLD from the coding sequence ATGCTTGATCGCTCAATCCCAGAGGGGCTGACATTTGACGACGTGCTCCTGATCCCTGCCAAGTCCGAGGTTCTGCCACGGGACGTTGATGTGTGTACACGCCTGACCAGGCGTCTTTCGATCAACATCCCAGTCATCAGTGCCGCGATGGACACGGTCACCGAGGCCAGGATGGCCATTGCGCTGGCCCGGGAGGGGGGGATTGGCATGATCCACCGGGCCTTCCCTCCGGATCGGCAGGCCTTTGAGGTTGACAAGGTCAAGAAGTCCGAGAGCGGGATGATTGTGGACCCGATCACGATCTCACCGGATCAGAGGCTCTCTGATGCCCTGGGACTGATGCAACGCTATCGAATCTCCGGTGTCCCCGTGACGCAGAACGGCAAATTGGTCGGTATCCTAACCAACCGTGACATCCGCTTCGAGACCAAGCTTGATCTGAAGATTTCCCAGGTGATGACCAAGGATCGACTCATAACGGCGCCGGTCGGCACCAGTCTGGAAGAGGCAAAGGAGATCCTGCACCGGAACCGGATCGAGAAACTGCTTGTGGTGGATGAGGAGTTCAATCTCCGTGGCCTCATCACCATCAAGGACATTGAGAAGACGATCAAGTTCCCGAATGCCTGTAAGGATGAGCTAGGGCGATTGCGCGTAGGCGCAGCCGTCGGCGTCGGCGAGGATATGCTGGAGCGAGTGGACGCGCTGGTCAGGGCCGGCGTCGATGTCCTGGTGGTGGATACCGCCCACGGCCATAGCAGCGGGGTGGTGGAGACGGTAGTCACGATCAAGCGACGTTACCCCGATACCGAGGTCATTGCCGGAAACATCGCAACGACCGAAGGGGCCGAGGAGCTGATTAAAGCCGGGGCCGACGGCCTGAAAGTCGGAATCGGTCCAGGCTCCATCTGTACGACTCGGGTGGTCGCTGGGGCCGGAGTCCCGCAGATCACGGCGATCGCCGAATGCGCGAAAGTCGCCGACCGACATGGTATCCCGATTATTGCCGACGGCGGCATCAAGTTCTCGGGTGACATGACCAAGGCGATTGCGGCTGGGGCGCATGCCGTGATGCTTGGGGGTCTCCTGGCGGGAACCGAGGAAAGCCCGGGTGAGACGGTCATCTTTCAGGGACGGACCTACAAGGTCTACCGGGGTATGGGTTCGCTGGGCGCTATGCAGCGGGGTGGAAGGGATCGATACGGCCAGGAGGCTGAAACGGAGGAGTATAAGCTTGTTCCCGAGGGGATTGAGGGGCGCGTTCCCTATAAAGGGACGCTGGCCGGCAGCATTTACCAACTGATTGGGGGGCTCAGGGCCGGTATGGGTTACAGTGGCTGCCAGACCATCGAGGAGCTTCGCCAGAAAGGCCGCTTTGTCCGAATCACCTCCGCAGGGCTCCGCGAGAGCCACGTGCATGACGTCATCATCACGAAAGAAGCGCCGAACTACCGGTTGGACTAA
- a CDS encoding AbrB/MazE/SpoVT family DNA-binding domain-containing protein: MTARVQKWGNSLALRLPKALADEFRLEQGSAVELRVVGDKLVLEPHRPPHYRLEDLLKRVSKRNIHPECKTGRPVGKEAL; this comes from the coding sequence ATGACTGCAAGAGTTCAGAAATGGGGCAATAGTCTTGCCCTGAGACTCCCCAAGGCTCTTGCGGACGAATTCCGTCTGGAACAAGGCAGTGCCGTAGAACTGCGTGTTGTCGGCGATAAACTCGTCCTCGAGCCCCACCGACCGCCGCACTACAGGCTTGAGGATCTCCTCAAGAGGGTCTCCAAGCGTAACATTCACCCCGAGTGTAAGACCGGTCGGCCTGTCGGCAAGGAAGCCCTGTGA
- a CDS encoding DUF2442 domain-containing protein has translation MAHAIYRVVDFAIIGPYTLRLTFDDRSEQVIDFRQVLEGAVYGPLRDERLFAQVEIDPEAHTLVWPNGADFDPETLHDWPKYAEEMKRIAKRWATVKEKVGTTP, from the coding sequence ATGGCGCATGCAATCTATCGGGTTGTTGACTTCGCAATTATCGGTCCATATACACTACGGCTTACATTCGATGATAGGTCGGAGCAGGTGATTGACTTCCGCCAGGTGCTCGAAGGAGCGGTGTATGGGCCCCTGCGTGATGAAAGGCTGTTTGCTCAGGTTGAGATTGACCCGGAAGCGCATACGTTAGTATGGCCGAATGGAGCAGACTTTGATCCGGAGACATTGCACGATTGGCCTAAGTATGCAGAGGAGATGAAACGCATAGCCAAACGATGGGCCACGGTGAAGGAGAAGGTAGGCACTACCCCCTAA
- a CDS encoding glycosyltransferase, which translates to MKIGFFTCNASPLLNGLAVSIQQFALHMRRLGHRVFIFAPRYPDCPDVEPDTYRFPSLRVPTHHRYAVPIPAVAVGLHRLIARLGLQVIHTHHPFLVGPYAYRLARRLRVPCVFTYHTLYEHYAHYLPVVSPMAARVAEARSHAFANRADLVIAPTSGVQERLRRHGVTVPIEVIPTGIEPPEESKESKAQIRRRLGVPEDNGPVLLYVGRLAREKNLGLLLRAIHAAVRVVPNLTLLVVGEGDDERSLQRLAAHLEIADRVHFVGPVPHQTVGCWYQAADLFVFPSVSETQGLVVLEAMAHGLPVLAVRSVGTSDFIIDGVNGALADDTEGDFVQRLLTLLCNGASLHRYAEQGRVSAMKLTAEASAVRLLEVYERLLNPIPQTLIPDFQWSS; encoded by the coding sequence GTGAAGATCGGTTTTTTTACCTGTAACGCCTCCCCACTGCTGAACGGCCTCGCTGTCTCCATTCAACAATTTGCGCTTCACATGCGTCGCCTCGGCCATCGGGTCTTCATCTTTGCGCCGCGTTACCCGGACTGCCCGGACGTAGAACCCGACACCTACCGGTTCCCATCGCTGCGCGTTCCGACCCATCACCGTTATGCCGTGCCGATTCCAGCCGTCGCCGTGGGGCTTCATCGTCTGATTGCACGCCTCGGTCTGCAGGTTATCCATACCCATCACCCGTTCCTTGTCGGGCCATATGCCTACCGTCTGGCGCGCCGGCTGCGAGTCCCGTGTGTGTTTACCTATCATACGCTGTACGAGCATTACGCCCACTACCTGCCGGTCGTTTCGCCCATGGCTGCCCGGGTCGCGGAGGCTCGAAGCCACGCCTTCGCTAACCGGGCCGATCTGGTCATCGCGCCCACTTCAGGGGTGCAAGAGCGGCTACGGCGCCACGGGGTCACCGTCCCCATTGAAGTGATCCCCACGGGGATCGAGCCGCCGGAAGAGTCGAAGGAATCGAAGGCCCAGATTCGGCGTCGCCTTGGTGTGCCGGAGGACAACGGGCCGGTCCTCCTGTACGTGGGACGGCTGGCCAGGGAAAAGAATCTCGGGCTGCTTTTGCGGGCAATCCATGCCGCGGTCCGGGTTGTGCCCAACCTCACACTGCTGGTAGTCGGGGAAGGGGATGATGAGCGGTCGTTACAGCGGCTGGCCGCCCATCTGGAAATTGCTGACCGTGTCCACTTCGTGGGCCCGGTCCCGCATCAGACTGTTGGCTGCTGGTATCAGGCTGCGGACCTCTTTGTCTTTCCATCCGTTTCAGAGACCCAAGGCTTGGTTGTGCTCGAGGCGATGGCGCACGGGCTCCCCGTGCTGGCTGTCCGGTCCGTTGGCACCTCGGATTTCATCATAGATGGGGTGAACGGGGCCCTGGCCGACGATACCGAGGGCGATTTCGTCCAGCGCCTGCTCACGCTACTTTGCAATGGGGCGAGTCTCCATCGCTACGCCGAGCAGGGCAGGGTGAGTGCGATGAAGCTGACGGCCGAAGCCTCGGCCGTGCGGCTGCTTGAGGTCTACGAGCGACTCCTGAACCCTATACCCCAAACCCTAATCCCTGATTTTCAATGGAGCAGTTGA
- the guaA gene encoding glutamine-hydrolyzing GMP synthase, with protein sequence MHKILILDFGSQYTQLIARRIRELGVYCEIHPFNLPLDDIKTFDPKGIILSGSPASVYQPDAPLCRREIIEQGVPVLGICYGMGVLGHFYGAISTRAANREYGRASLTIDDDSDLFFSLGSGLTVWMSHGDKLEEIPDTFRRLAHTANAPFAAIRHRTQPLFAVQFHPEVAHTDSGKAILGNLLFRVCGCAQDWQMHSFAEMAIDKIRRQVGDQRVLCALSGGVDSSVVALLVHRAIGPKLTCVFVDNGLLRKGEAAQVEQAMGEHLGVHLVSVDARGRFLTRLKGIIDPEEKRKIIGAEFIAVFEEESRRLGRFDFLAQGTLYPDVIESVSVQGPSVTIKSHHNVGGLPEQFDFELLEPLRELFKDEVRELGRELGLPDTILWRQPFPGPGLAVRIIGEVTKARLDLLRETDAVVEAEIARAKMDRELWQAFAVLLPIKTVGVMGDERTYENVVAIRAVTSLDGMTADWARLPHDLLQAISSRIVSEVKGVNRVVYDISSKPPSTIEWE encoded by the coding sequence ATGCATAAAATCCTGATCCTTGACTTCGGCTCACAGTACACGCAGTTGATCGCCCGCCGCATCCGTGAACTGGGTGTCTACTGCGAGATCCATCCGTTCAACCTGCCGCTAGACGACATCAAGACTTTTGATCCAAAGGGAATCATTCTCTCCGGTAGTCCGGCCAGTGTCTACCAACCGGATGCTCCCCTGTGTCGGCGCGAGATCATCGAGCAGGGCGTGCCGGTCCTCGGGATCTGCTACGGGATGGGGGTGCTTGGACACTTCTATGGTGCCATCTCGACCCGGGCAGCCAACCGGGAATATGGCCGGGCATCCCTCACGATCGACGATGACTCCGATCTTTTCTTCAGTCTTGGGAGTGGGCTTACCGTCTGGATGAGCCACGGGGACAAGCTTGAGGAGATCCCCGACACGTTCCGTCGCCTTGCCCACACGGCCAATGCGCCATTTGCCGCGATTCGCCATCGAACCCAGCCGCTTTTTGCGGTCCAGTTCCATCCCGAAGTCGCCCATACTGACAGCGGGAAGGCGATCCTTGGGAATCTCCTGTTCAGGGTCTGCGGCTGCGCCCAGGATTGGCAGATGCATTCCTTCGCTGAGATGGCCATCGATAAGATTCGGCGTCAGGTGGGGGATCAGAGGGTGCTCTGCGCTCTGAGTGGGGGCGTCGACTCTTCGGTTGTCGCGCTGTTGGTGCATCGGGCGATCGGTCCGAAGCTCACCTGCGTCTTCGTCGATAACGGTCTGCTCCGAAAAGGGGAGGCCGCCCAGGTGGAGCAGGCCATGGGCGAACACTTGGGCGTTCACCTGGTCTCGGTTGACGCGAGAGGCCGATTCCTGACCCGGCTCAAAGGGATCATCGATCCGGAAGAGAAACGGAAGATTATTGGTGCGGAGTTCATCGCCGTCTTTGAGGAAGAGTCGCGGCGGCTTGGACGATTCGATTTCCTCGCTCAGGGTACGTTGTATCCGGATGTCATCGAGAGCGTGTCGGTTCAGGGGCCGTCGGTCACGATCAAATCCCACCACAACGTCGGCGGCCTGCCGGAGCAGTTCGATTTTGAGTTGCTGGAGCCGCTGCGGGAGCTGTTCAAGGATGAGGTGCGAGAGCTTGGACGAGAGCTCGGCCTGCCGGACACTATCCTCTGGCGCCAGCCGTTCCCAGGGCCCGGCCTGGCCGTCCGGATCATCGGCGAGGTGACGAAGGCGCGACTGGACCTGCTCAGAGAGACCGATGCCGTCGTCGAGGCGGAGATCGCACGAGCGAAGATGGACCGTGAGTTGTGGCAGGCGTTTGCGGTCCTGTTGCCGATCAAAACGGTGGGGGTCATGGGCGACGAGCGAACCTACGAGAACGTCGTCGCCATCCGGGCCGTCACCAGCCTCGACGGGATGACGGCCGACTGGGCGCGCCTGCCGCACGACCTGCTCCAGGCGATCAGCAGCCGGATCGTGAGCGAGGTCAAAGGGGTCAATCGAGTCGTCTACGACATCTCCTCGAAGCCTCCGAGCACCATCGAGTGGGAGTGA